In Nocardioides cavernae, a single genomic region encodes these proteins:
- a CDS encoding threonine aldolase family protein, whose translation MSDLLDRFRAASASADWIFHRPPSTPAAMLRELADHAEANDLAWDRYGERGAVAQLEAEVAELLGKPAAVMFPSGVMAQQATLRAWCDRAGSRRVALPDLSHLVHHEQDGPRRVLGLELEWLTTGRRTATADDLAAVGGRLGAAMVELPLRDAGCLLPSWDELVALSAAARERDVRLHADGARIWESVSYWDRSLAEVAALFDSVYVSLYKGLGGSSGALVVCPDDLAGELRSWRQRMGGTLFSLTAPAVGGLIGLREHLGRFGDYRAWAVELAAALREQGFRTFPDEPHIGTFLAYAPGTADEVNERVVAFVEERGVVACGLWRDGEVPGWVETELTCYEPAIRHDPAEVAGLMAAAVGKSPPGT comes from the coding sequence ATGAGCGACCTCCTGGACCGCTTCCGGGCGGCGTCGGCATCGGCCGACTGGATCTTCCACCGCCCGCCGTCGACACCCGCGGCGATGCTCCGCGAGCTCGCCGACCACGCCGAGGCCAACGACCTCGCCTGGGACCGCTACGGCGAGCGCGGCGCCGTCGCCCAGCTCGAGGCCGAGGTCGCCGAGCTGCTCGGCAAGCCCGCCGCGGTGATGTTCCCCAGCGGCGTGATGGCGCAGCAGGCGACCCTGCGGGCGTGGTGCGACCGGGCCGGCTCGCGCCGCGTCGCGCTGCCCGACCTGTCGCACCTCGTGCACCACGAGCAGGACGGCCCGCGCCGGGTGCTGGGCCTCGAGCTCGAGTGGCTCACCACCGGCCGGCGCACCGCCACGGCCGACGACCTCGCCGCGGTCGGCGGCCGGCTGGGCGCGGCGATGGTCGAGCTGCCGTTGCGCGACGCCGGCTGCCTGCTGCCGTCGTGGGACGAGCTGGTCGCGCTGTCGGCGGCCGCCCGCGAGCGCGACGTACGCCTGCACGCCGACGGGGCACGGATCTGGGAGTCGGTGTCCTACTGGGACCGCAGTCTGGCCGAGGTCGCCGCGCTGTTCGACTCGGTCTACGTCTCGCTCTACAAGGGACTCGGCGGCTCCAGCGGCGCGCTCGTGGTCTGCCCGGACGACCTCGCCGGGGAGCTGCGCTCGTGGCGGCAGCGGATGGGCGGCACGCTCTTCTCGCTCACCGCGCCGGCGGTGGGCGGGCTGATCGGCCTGCGGGAGCACCTCGGCCGTTTCGGTGACTACCGTGCGTGGGCCGTCGAGCTCGCGGCGGCCCTGCGGGAGCAGGGGTTCCGGACGTTCCCGGACGAGCCGCACATCGGCACGTTCCTGGCCTACGCCCCCGGCACCGCCGACGAGGTCAACGAGCGGGTCGTCGCCTTCGTCGAGGAGCGGGGCGTCGTCGCGTGCGGACTGTGGCGCGACGGCGAGGTGCCGGGCTGGGTCGAGACCGAGCTGACCTGCTACGAACCGGCGATCCGCCACGACCCGGCCGAGGTGGCTGGTTTGATGGCGGCGGCCGTCGGGAAGAGTCCACCCGGCACCTAG
- a CDS encoding 2'-5' RNA ligase family protein, which yields MTGHSVLQLPVPALEGWVRNRTAHYDAGFVSADPRFGHAHITALGPFAPAPSRTDLETVAGLASATPPVRVRLERLGQFPNGIIHLVPDPDDALRDLTARLVAAFPAWPPYGGEFGADVQPHLTVDAASDEVDLASTAALLADVVPVDVVLDRLQLAWWESDRCHVVAEWALGR from the coding sequence GTGACCGGCCACTCCGTCCTGCAGCTCCCGGTGCCGGCGCTGGAGGGGTGGGTGCGCAACCGGACGGCGCACTACGACGCCGGGTTCGTCTCCGCCGACCCCCGCTTCGGGCACGCGCACATCACCGCACTCGGACCGTTCGCACCGGCCCCCAGCAGGACGGACCTCGAGACCGTCGCGGGGCTCGCGAGCGCGACGCCGCCGGTCCGGGTGCGCCTCGAGCGCCTCGGCCAGTTCCCCAACGGGATCATCCATCTCGTCCCCGACCCCGACGACGCGCTGCGCGACCTGACCGCGCGGCTCGTGGCCGCCTTCCCCGCGTGGCCGCCGTACGGCGGTGAGTTCGGCGCCGACGTGCAGCCGCACCTCACCGTGGACGCGGCGTCCGACGAGGTCGACCTCGCCTCCACCGCGGCGCTGCTCGCGGACGTCGTACCCGTCGACGTCGTGCTCGACCGGCTGCAGCTCGCGTGGTGGGAGAGCGACCGGTGCCACGTGGTGGCGGAGTGGGCGCTCGGTCGTTGA
- the cobT gene encoding nicotinate-nucleotide--dimethylbenzimidazole phosphoribosyltransferase, producing MNESPRVAPPSPEIAALARERLAGLATPPGALGRVGELGVWLSAAQGVVPPRPLTDVRLVVLAGDHGVAAHGVSAYPAAITEAMVRTLVAGRAGVSALAREHGVAVTVLDVAVDADLGDLPAEVTARKVRRGSGAIHLADALTREEAERSIALGTELAGELVDEGAQLLMTGDLGIGNTTVAAALVAATLGLPADEVTGRGTGIDDDGWVRKRDVVAQALARAEGRTSDPIDVLTALGSADLAATVGFLVEASTRGVPVLLDGLMSVACAVVAEAHAPGAAAWWLAGHRSTEPAQAHALKSLGLEPLFDLGMRLGEGSGAVTALPVLRSGVAVLRDVALLSEILPS from the coding sequence ATGAACGAATCACCGCGCGTAGCCCCGCCCTCCCCCGAGATCGCCGCCCTCGCCCGCGAGCGCCTCGCCGGCCTGGCCACCCCGCCGGGGGCGCTCGGCCGGGTCGGTGAGCTCGGCGTCTGGCTGTCGGCGGCCCAGGGCGTGGTGCCGCCGCGGCCGCTCACCGACGTACGCCTCGTGGTGCTGGCCGGCGACCACGGCGTCGCCGCGCACGGGGTGTCGGCCTATCCCGCGGCGATCACCGAGGCCATGGTGCGCACCCTCGTCGCGGGCCGCGCCGGCGTCAGCGCGCTGGCGCGCGAGCACGGCGTCGCCGTCACGGTGCTCGACGTCGCCGTCGACGCCGACCTCGGCGACCTCCCGGCCGAGGTCACCGCCCGCAAGGTCCGGCGCGGCTCCGGCGCCATCCACCTGGCCGACGCGCTGACCCGCGAGGAGGCCGAGCGCTCGATCGCCCTCGGCACCGAGCTGGCCGGGGAGCTCGTCGACGAGGGCGCGCAGCTGCTGATGACCGGTGACCTCGGCATCGGAAACACGACGGTCGCCGCCGCGCTCGTCGCCGCGACCCTCGGCCTCCCGGCCGACGAGGTGACCGGTCGCGGCACCGGCATCGACGACGACGGCTGGGTCCGCAAGCGGGACGTCGTCGCACAGGCCCTCGCGCGCGCTGAGGGCCGCACCTCCGATCCGATCGACGTGCTCACCGCACTCGGCAGCGCCGACCTCGCCGCCACCGTCGGGTTCCTGGTCGAAGCGTCCACCCGCGGCGTGCCGGTCCTGCTCGACGGCCTCATGTCGGTCGCCTGCGCGGTCGTCGCCGAGGCCCACGCACCGGGAGCCGCCGCCTGGTGGCTCGCCGGCCACCGCTCCACCGAGCCCGCCCAGGCCCACGCCCTGAAGTCTCTCGGCCTCGAGCCGCTCTTCGACCTCGGCATGCGCCTGGGCGAGGGCTCGGGCGCCGTCACGGCGCTGCCGGTGCTGCGCTCCGGGGTCGCGGTGCTGCGTGACGTGGCGCTGCTCTCGGAGATCCTGCCTTCGTGA
- a CDS encoding adenosylcobinamide-GDP ribazoletransferase encodes MIVRDAWLLASGTLTAVRVPPPSRVDRRVAGLAMVLAPLAVLPLGLAAAAVALVAGWVGLPALATAYVVLLVLALGTRAFHWDGLADTADGLTASYSPARSLEVMRTGPVGPAGVVAVVLVAGLQAAGLTAVVRHDHGWWVVGVLVCASRAALALACVRGVPAARADGLGVTHVGSVPVVAAAASLVLVAVVVGLAGHGLGSAWSTVIGVVAMVAVVLALLLRCVRRLGGITGDVLGAAVEISFAVLVLAAATA; translated from the coding sequence GTGATCGTCCGCGACGCGTGGCTGCTCGCCTCCGGCACGCTCACCGCCGTCCGCGTCCCACCGCCGAGCCGGGTCGACCGCCGGGTCGCCGGCCTCGCGATGGTCCTCGCGCCGCTGGCGGTGCTCCCCCTCGGGCTGGCCGCGGCGGCCGTGGCCCTGGTCGCCGGCTGGGTCGGGCTGCCGGCGCTCGCGACGGCGTACGTCGTGCTGCTGGTGCTCGCGCTCGGCACCCGCGCCTTCCACTGGGACGGCCTGGCCGACACCGCCGACGGCCTCACCGCGTCCTACTCCCCCGCACGCTCCCTCGAGGTGATGCGCACCGGACCCGTGGGGCCTGCGGGCGTCGTCGCGGTGGTGCTCGTCGCTGGGCTGCAGGCGGCCGGGCTGACAGCCGTGGTGCGGCACGACCACGGCTGGTGGGTGGTCGGGGTCCTGGTGTGCGCGTCCCGGGCCGCGCTGGCGCTGGCCTGCGTGCGCGGCGTGCCCGCCGCCCGCGCCGACGGGCTCGGGGTGACCCACGTGGGCTCGGTGCCGGTCGTGGCTGCCGCCGCGTCGCTGGTGCTGGTCGCGGTCGTCGTGGGGCTGGCCGGCCACGGCCTGGGGTCGGCGTGGTCGACGGTGATCGGGGTGGTGGCCATGGTGGCCGTCGTGCTCGCCCTGCTGCTGCGGTGCGTACGACGGCTCGGCGGGATCACGGGCGACGTGCTGGGCGCGGCGGTGGAGATCTCGTTCGCCGTGCTCGTGCTGGCGGCAGCCACCGCCTGA
- the cobU gene encoding bifunctional adenosylcobinamide kinase/adenosylcobinamide-phosphate guanylyltransferase, with amino-acid sequence MRILVTGGVRSGKSTHAEDLIGGAPATYVATGTPPDREQDPDWAARIDAHRARRPDAWGTLETQDLAGVIGGAADPLLVDCLGTWLTAIIDADDAWEHDSDAVHTLVLARTDEVVEALNRCEQDVVLVTNEVGLGVVPEHRSGRLFRDLLGLVNQRVAAACDEVHLVVAGRVLRL; translated from the coding sequence ATGCGGATCCTGGTCACCGGCGGAGTGCGGTCGGGCAAGTCCACCCACGCCGAGGACCTCATCGGCGGCGCCCCCGCGACGTACGTCGCCACCGGCACGCCGCCGGACCGCGAGCAGGACCCCGACTGGGCCGCCCGGATCGACGCCCACCGCGCCCGTCGGCCCGACGCCTGGGGCACGCTCGAGACGCAGGACCTCGCCGGCGTGATCGGAGGGGCTGCCGACCCGCTGCTCGTCGACTGCCTCGGCACCTGGCTGACCGCGATCATCGACGCGGACGACGCCTGGGAGCACGACTCCGACGCCGTCCACACCCTCGTCCTCGCCCGCACCGACGAGGTGGTCGAGGCGCTGAACCGCTGCGAGCAGGACGTCGTGCTCGTCACCAACGAGGTCGGCCTCGGCGTCGTGCCCGAGCACCGCTCCGGCCGGCTCTTCCGCGACCTGCTCGGCCTCGTCAACCAGCGGGTCGCCGCCGCCTGCGACGAGGTCCACCTCGTCGTCGCCGGCCGGGTCCTGCGCCTCTGA
- a CDS encoding helicase: MASSRRSSARRRSASPRRSGPRKQQRPLPVAGPGERLWVLDVPYGTQVDGATWHPAVRTHLYVGRALPKHLAPYAPGAHTLGRFIENTLNPDDPTPAPEPTDDLEPRRIQFEAADAIAARADAGGRQFLLADEPGVGKTISAVLGATAVGDLRGARRVLVVADRPAAITIGHWCRTITALGDGGLEWVVITWDRLEKVKDHTWDVIIADEAHALRRTTTKRWKLWARISGHGKPHDAAPFVIATTATPGHTPLELPYLAPAYAQVLGESMREWTSATQPGDMFATALERHGVGVERGRYGATWTTDPARRAADLKLVRGWLDEERPPAMLHRAAPWGPVPISGMPVTLAPAERSAYEAEWGEFCREMDIARRGRNVAKGRAALLRFRQKAGLIRVDSTVAWIAQQVEAERQVACSVEFVATAADPIADRLRDSGIEVATIYGRDRFDPEAERLRFQTGQAKVCVFTTVASISLHAGETLADGRSASTEPRVGVFHQARFSGIAGRQVTGRTHRDHQVSPWHIAYAERTVEEQVGKVMVERIAAASDTVGGDTTGLADLAQLLGADWLPMTTLTEDGA; this comes from the coding sequence GTGGCCAGCTCTCGTCGATCCAGTGCGCGTCGACGCAGCGCGTCCCCGCGCCGGAGCGGCCCGCGGAAGCAGCAGCGGCCGCTGCCGGTCGCGGGGCCGGGCGAGCGGCTGTGGGTGCTCGACGTCCCGTACGGGACGCAGGTCGACGGCGCCACCTGGCACCCCGCCGTCAGGACCCACCTGTACGTCGGGCGCGCCCTGCCGAAGCACCTCGCGCCGTACGCACCGGGCGCCCACACGCTCGGTCGGTTCATCGAGAACACCCTCAACCCTGACGATCCGACGCCTGCCCCCGAGCCGACCGACGACCTCGAGCCCCGCCGGATCCAGTTCGAGGCAGCCGATGCGATCGCGGCGCGCGCCGACGCGGGAGGACGGCAGTTCCTGCTCGCCGACGAGCCCGGTGTGGGCAAGACGATCTCCGCGGTCCTCGGGGCGACGGCGGTGGGCGACCTCCGCGGCGCAAGACGGGTGCTCGTCGTGGCCGACCGGCCAGCCGCGATCACGATCGGCCACTGGTGCCGCACGATCACGGCGCTCGGAGACGGCGGTCTGGAGTGGGTCGTGATCACGTGGGACCGGCTCGAGAAGGTCAAGGACCACACCTGGGACGTGATCATCGCGGACGAGGCGCACGCCCTGCGACGTACGACGACGAAGCGGTGGAAGCTGTGGGCGCGGATCTCGGGTCACGGGAAGCCGCACGACGCGGCGCCGTTCGTCATCGCGACCACCGCGACGCCCGGACACACCCCGCTCGAGCTCCCGTACCTCGCGCCGGCGTACGCGCAGGTGCTGGGCGAGTCGATGCGGGAGTGGACCTCGGCGACGCAACCCGGGGACATGTTCGCCACCGCGCTCGAGCGCCACGGCGTCGGGGTGGAACGGGGACGCTACGGCGCGACGTGGACCACCGATCCGGCGCGGCGCGCGGCGGACCTCAAGCTCGTGCGCGGCTGGCTCGACGAGGAGCGGCCCCCGGCGATGCTGCACCGCGCCGCTCCGTGGGGGCCGGTGCCGATCTCCGGCATGCCCGTGACGCTCGCGCCGGCGGAGCGTTCGGCGTACGAAGCCGAGTGGGGGGAGTTCTGCCGCGAGATGGACATCGCGCGGCGCGGCCGCAACGTTGCGAAGGGTCGGGCCGCTCTCCTGCGGTTCCGGCAGAAGGCCGGACTCATCCGCGTCGACTCGACGGTCGCCTGGATCGCCCAGCAGGTCGAGGCCGAGCGACAGGTGGCCTGCTCGGTCGAGTTCGTCGCGACCGCCGCCGACCCGATCGCCGACCGGTTGCGCGACTCCGGCATCGAGGTCGCCACCATCTACGGCCGCGACCGGTTCGACCCGGAGGCCGAGCGGCTGCGCTTCCAGACCGGGCAGGCGAAGGTCTGCGTCTTCACCACGGTCGCCTCGATCAGCCTGCACGCCGGCGAGACCCTGGCCGACGGCCGCAGTGCGAGCACGGAGCCTCGGGTCGGTGTCTTCCACCAGGCGCGCTTCTCGGGCATCGCCGGTCGGCAGGTGACCGGCCGCACCCACCGCGACCACCAGGTCTCGCCGTGGCACATCGCGTATGCCGAACGAACCGTCGAGGAGCAGGTCGGCAAGGTGATGGTGGAGCGGATCGCCGCGGCCTCCGACACGGTGGGTGGCGACACCACCGGCCTCGCCGACCTCGCCCAGCTCCTCGGAGCCGACTGGCTCCCGATGACGACCCTGACCGAGGACGGCGCCTGA
- a CDS encoding MFS transporter yields the protein MSEPPARSGNNPSDLDGPDPGRWWALAVLAAAQLMIILDASIVNIALPSAQADLDISNADRQWMVTAYTLAFGALLLLGGRIADYTGRKRTFIIGLLGFAGASALGGLAPNQELLFAARALQGGFAALMAPASLSIVTVTFTEPKERAQAFGVFGALAGGGAAIGLIVGGVLTEYASWRWCLGVNVPVALIVAAAAVPLVRESKAHGDTRYDVPGLLLATGGLFCLVYGFTEAARAAHPDDPTSTEVQGWGDPSTVTFLIAAVVLLVGFVLWEQRARNPLLPLRVVMDRNRGGSFLVFLLVGAGLFAMFLFLTYYFQVNLGYTPLEAGLAFLPFSLGIILAAGVVAQLLPRLGPRALMVPGLAMAVVGMLLLTRIDQDSSYWALVFPAMVIMSVGLAGVFIPAASTSLVGVGSHDAGVASAVLNTSQQIGGSLGTALLNTIFAGAVTAYFTDNPPASPEEGQQVLPLAFIHGYQVAFYWGAAFFAVALLVSVIFINAHKEDIPSDAAALAD from the coding sequence GTGAGCGAACCCCCTGCCCGCTCGGGCAACAACCCGTCGGACCTTGACGGCCCCGACCCGGGTCGCTGGTGGGCGCTGGCCGTCCTGGCGGCCGCCCAGCTCATGATCATCCTGGACGCCTCGATCGTGAACATCGCGCTTCCGTCGGCGCAGGCGGACCTCGACATCAGCAACGCGGACCGGCAGTGGATGGTCACGGCGTACACCCTGGCCTTCGGCGCCCTGCTCCTGCTGGGTGGCCGGATCGCCGACTACACCGGCCGCAAGCGCACCTTCATCATCGGCCTCCTCGGGTTCGCCGGTGCGTCCGCGCTGGGCGGGCTCGCACCCAACCAGGAGCTGCTGTTCGCCGCCCGCGCCCTCCAGGGTGGCTTCGCAGCGCTGATGGCGCCTGCCTCTCTGTCCATCGTGACGGTCACGTTCACCGAGCCGAAGGAGCGGGCCCAGGCGTTCGGGGTGTTCGGGGCGCTCGCGGGCGGCGGGGCAGCGATCGGCCTGATCGTGGGCGGCGTGCTCACGGAGTACGCCTCCTGGCGCTGGTGCCTCGGCGTCAACGTGCCCGTGGCCCTGATCGTCGCTGCCGCGGCCGTCCCCCTGGTCCGCGAGAGCAAGGCCCACGGCGACACCAGGTACGACGTCCCGGGCCTCCTGCTCGCGACCGGTGGCCTGTTCTGCCTCGTCTACGGCTTCACCGAGGCCGCCCGTGCGGCGCACCCCGACGACCCGACCTCGACCGAGGTGCAGGGCTGGGGCGATCCGAGCACGGTGACCTTCCTGATTGCCGCGGTGGTCCTGCTGGTCGGGTTCGTGCTCTGGGAGCAACGGGCCCGCAACCCGCTGCTACCGCTGCGCGTCGTCATGGACCGCAACCGCGGCGGGTCGTTCCTGGTGTTCCTGCTGGTGGGCGCCGGGCTCTTCGCGATGTTCCTGTTCCTCACCTACTACTTCCAGGTCAATCTCGGCTACACCCCGCTCGAGGCCGGCCTGGCGTTCCTGCCGTTCAGCCTCGGCATCATCCTGGCCGCGGGGGTCGTGGCCCAGCTGCTCCCTCGACTCGGTCCGAGGGCGCTGATGGTCCCGGGACTCGCCATGGCCGTCGTCGGGATGCTGCTGCTGACCCGGATCGACCAGGACTCGTCCTACTGGGCGCTGGTCTTCCCGGCGATGGTGATCATGTCGGTGGGACTGGCCGGCGTGTTCATCCCCGCAGCCAGTACGTCACTGGTCGGGGTCGGTAGCCACGACGCGGGCGTTGCCTCCGCCGTGCTCAACACCTCGCAGCAGATCGGCGGCTCGCTCGGCACGGCGCTCCTGAACACGATCTTCGCCGGGGCGGTGACGGCGTACTTCACCGACAACCCGCCGGCCAGCCCCGAGGAGGGCCAGCAGGTCCTGCCTCTCGCGTTCATCCACGGCTACCAGGTGGCGTTCTACTGGGGCGCCGCCTTCTTCGCGGTGGCCCTGCTCGTGTCGGTCATCTTCATCAACGCCCACAAGGAGGACATCCCCTCCGATGCGGCCGCCTTGGCCGACTGA
- a CDS encoding VOC family protein, whose protein sequence is MPLPKITLGAVNIEAADPEALATFWTAVTGSGRESSGGSVYLPPAQPGGLAMFFQPLTGPRPDRQTMHLDLTVPWGERRIEVARLEKLGATTRWHVLDEHPHVQWTTMADPEGNLFCLAEHPPKP, encoded by the coding sequence ATGCCACTTCCCAAGATCACTCTCGGCGCAGTCAACATCGAGGCCGCCGATCCAGAGGCACTCGCGACGTTCTGGACAGCTGTCACCGGGAGCGGCCGAGAATCGTCCGGAGGTTCCGTCTATCTGCCTCCGGCCCAACCTGGTGGACTCGCCATGTTCTTCCAACCCCTCACCGGTCCGCGGCCTGACCGTCAGACGATGCACCTCGACCTGACAGTCCCATGGGGCGAACGACGAATCGAGGTCGCTCGACTGGAGAAGCTCGGTGCGACCACGCGCTGGCATGTGTTGGACGAGCACCCCCACGTGCAGTGGACAACGATGGCCGACCCTGAGGGCAATCTCTTCTGCCTTGCGGAGCACCCGCCCAAGCCCTGA
- a CDS encoding cupredoxin domain-containing protein, protein MPLMSPRPRRSSVFLAVFALLLAAMPALLASNVHAASATKAKTWNVMVGAESSSGAVQTMAYGPKKIWINAGDTVHWVANSMEPHTVSFIDDKHPAVEFSPMTTYMTAPTSKGSISKPGQFRSSGIMAPAPDALFPDAVTSYDLKFKKPGKYKYLCYVHGEAMKAVVVVRKAGTPYPHTQAEYNAMATKASNADIEHGLNLWSDALGAASSHHVFMGAADMRAQVNRFIPGNIVVKVGDSVTFDMARNVFPVPHTVTFGPPPANPFAPTGDPTNFQGAALSSGVILPAGFGPPPSTFTVKFTKAGTYSYVCLIHAGMGMVGQVVVQ, encoded by the coding sequence ATGCCCCTGATGTCCCCCCGGCCGAGGAGATCCTCGGTGTTCCTCGCGGTGTTCGCCCTGCTGCTTGCCGCCATGCCTGCACTGCTGGCAAGCAACGTCCACGCCGCGTCCGCTACCAAGGCCAAGACCTGGAACGTCATGGTCGGCGCAGAGTCGAGCTCAGGCGCCGTACAGACGATGGCGTACGGGCCCAAGAAGATCTGGATCAACGCCGGCGACACAGTGCACTGGGTCGCCAACTCGATGGAGCCGCACACCGTCTCGTTCATCGACGACAAGCACCCCGCCGTCGAGTTCAGTCCGATGACCACCTACATGACGGCGCCGACGTCGAAGGGCTCGATCTCCAAGCCGGGGCAGTTCCGCAGCTCGGGGATCATGGCCCCCGCACCCGACGCCCTCTTCCCCGACGCCGTCACGTCGTACGACCTGAAGTTCAAGAAGCCGGGCAAGTACAAGTACTTGTGCTACGTCCACGGCGAGGCCATGAAGGCGGTCGTCGTGGTCCGCAAGGCCGGCACTCCCTATCCGCACACGCAAGCCGAGTACAACGCCATGGCCACCAAGGCGTCGAATGCGGACATCGAGCATGGGCTCAACCTGTGGTCTGACGCACTGGGCGCCGCCAGCTCCCACCACGTGTTCATGGGCGCTGCCGACATGCGCGCGCAGGTCAACCGGTTCATCCCCGGCAACATCGTGGTGAAGGTCGGCGACAGCGTGACCTTCGACATGGCGAGGAACGTGTTCCCGGTCCCACACACGGTCACGTTCGGACCTCCGCCGGCGAACCCGTTCGCGCCCACCGGTGACCCGACCAACTTCCAGGGTGCTGCCCTCAGCTCTGGGGTGATCCTGCCTGCAGGGTTCGGGCCGCCGCCGAGCACGTTCACGGTGAAGTTCACCAAGGCAGGCACCTACTCGTACGTCTGCCTCATCCATGCCGGGATGGGCATGGTCGGTCAGGTGGTGGTGCAGTAG
- a CDS encoding dihydrofolate reductase family protein, protein MVIFASIAASLDGFIRAENGDMAWLNDAMRGDEDYGMKQTMQRGGAYVLGATTYRESVGMFGGGRSTPPTFVMTHSAPEEAPSGITFTSEDIRTVVTTAQSTTDKDVNVFGGGDVLTQALAADALDELIIAVIPVVLGRGTRLFGDLEQSRRLRLTDCTSFNSGIVLLRYAKP, encoded by the coding sequence ATGGTCATCTTCGCAAGCATCGCGGCCAGTCTCGATGGTTTCATCCGAGCAGAGAACGGCGACATGGCGTGGCTCAACGACGCCATGCGAGGTGATGAGGACTACGGAATGAAGCAGACGATGCAGCGGGGTGGAGCCTACGTACTGGGGGCCACGACGTATCGCGAGTCCGTGGGAATGTTCGGCGGCGGCAGGTCCACTCCGCCCACCTTCGTGATGACGCACTCCGCACCCGAGGAGGCGCCATCAGGAATCACTTTCACGTCAGAGGACATTCGCACCGTCGTGACCACCGCACAGTCCACGACCGACAAGGACGTGAATGTCTTCGGTGGAGGCGATGTGCTGACGCAGGCCCTTGCCGCCGACGCCCTCGACGAGCTGATCATCGCTGTGATACCCGTCGTGCTGGGCCGCGGGACTCGACTCTTCGGTGATCTCGAACAGTCCAGACGGCTACGCCTGACGGACTGCACGTCGTTCAACAGCGGCATCGTCCTGTTGAGGTACGCGAAACCCTAG
- a CDS encoding helix-turn-helix transcriptional regulator, whose product MEDELREQLGRAREQYAAGAVAEAVRSCVAIVEGCTENTDPSLIAATATLVRGPLDPLLRARVHALASDALALLKRAGPAGQEAAARVVAQVEATRDVFRAIELVDVDGEVGAEVEFVEIQARIAALQDPLLGADRLALARRAVALGQTVSDREMQAWGRLWSMDVHAANGQRTELLGELASLTVLAEQLGSAWQSRVLLVRASQALVDGRFDDGVRLAEDAARIGGEHSDAAFLRLPFAFEAARHQGTAKTLLEEVREQVEHLPFVARTWLCVALKSAGLRAEAADEWRALAAQVAAVPVEAPEFLMAIADGADVCVWLGDEANAARLYATLLLYEHLHVVAHAHAPYQGPVGLALGRLARLLGDLTTADEHLRSTLVRSEEIHALPSKAYVLAELAAVEPTRSRARREHAHGALDLARRLGMAPLVDQLDTLLGPGERDQVLTPREAEVTALVAQGMSNAAIARQFTLSERTVENHISRILSKLNLSSRTALALWHERR is encoded by the coding sequence ATGGAGGACGAGCTCCGCGAGCAGCTCGGCCGGGCTCGTGAGCAGTACGCCGCAGGCGCCGTGGCGGAGGCCGTGCGCAGCTGCGTTGCGATTGTCGAGGGCTGCACCGAGAACACTGACCCGTCGCTGATCGCGGCTACGGCCACCCTGGTCCGCGGGCCACTCGATCCCCTGCTTCGCGCGCGAGTGCACGCGCTGGCCAGCGACGCGCTCGCGCTGTTGAAACGCGCCGGACCGGCCGGGCAGGAGGCGGCAGCGCGGGTGGTGGCCCAGGTCGAGGCGACCCGTGACGTGTTCCGCGCCATCGAGCTGGTCGACGTCGACGGTGAGGTAGGTGCCGAGGTCGAGTTCGTCGAGATTCAAGCGCGCATCGCCGCGCTGCAGGACCCGCTCCTGGGGGCGGACCGCCTGGCGCTGGCTCGCCGCGCAGTTGCGCTGGGCCAGACCGTCAGCGACCGGGAGATGCAAGCCTGGGGCCGGCTGTGGTCGATGGACGTTCACGCCGCCAACGGCCAGCGGACGGAGCTGTTGGGAGAGTTGGCTTCGCTGACTGTGCTCGCCGAGCAGTTGGGTTCGGCCTGGCAGTCGCGGGTGCTCCTGGTGCGGGCCTCGCAGGCACTCGTCGACGGGCGGTTCGACGACGGCGTACGCCTGGCCGAGGACGCTGCTCGGATCGGAGGGGAGCACAGCGACGCGGCGTTCCTGCGGCTGCCGTTCGCGTTCGAGGCCGCGCGCCATCAGGGCACGGCGAAGACCTTGCTCGAGGAAGTGCGTGAGCAGGTCGAGCACCTCCCTTTCGTCGCACGCACCTGGCTGTGCGTGGCGCTCAAGAGCGCGGGCCTTCGAGCGGAAGCCGCCGACGAGTGGCGAGCGCTCGCAGCCCAGGTCGCGGCAGTGCCGGTGGAGGCGCCGGAGTTCTTGATGGCGATCGCAGACGGCGCGGACGTCTGCGTCTGGCTGGGTGACGAGGCCAACGCCGCAAGGCTGTACGCCACCCTCCTGCTGTACGAGCACCTGCACGTCGTCGCTCACGCACACGCGCCGTACCAGGGTCCCGTAGGGCTGGCGCTAGGCCGCCTGGCTCGACTGCTCGGCGACCTGACCACAGCAGACGAGCATCTGAGATCCACATTGGTGCGGTCAGAGGAGATCCACGCTCTCCCGTCAAAGGCGTATGTGCTGGCCGAGCTCGCCGCCGTCGAGCCGACCCGCTCGCGAGCCCGCCGCGAGCACGCCCACGGCGCCCTTGATCTGGCGCGGCGACTCGGCATGGCACCGCTGGTCGACCAGCTCGACACGCTGCTCGGCCCCGGCGAGAGGGATCAGGTGCTCACCCCTCGCGAGGCCGAAGTGACGGCGCTGGTCGCTCAGGGGATGAGCAATGCAGCGATTGCGCGGCAGTTCACCTTGTCCGAGCGCACGGTCGAGAACCACATCAGCCGGATCCTGTCGAAGCTCAACCTCAGCTCGCGCACCGCACTGGCTCTCTGGCACGAACGCCGCTAG